The Sorex araneus isolate mSorAra2 chromosome X, mSorAra2.pri, whole genome shotgun sequence DNA segment GACTCACTAGACATGTACTAAGTCAGTATTTCTCAACAAGTTGTATGCCCCCAACCCTAGGGACCTCCCAGGATATCCCGAGGGCTCTGAAAACTGCAAAAATTGTGGGCCATGCCATGAGACTAGGGGGCTAAGCAGTAGGTCAGGGGAGCCACCGGAAGGCCACAGGGTCAGTATGGGGCTGTGGAAGGAAAGAGGTTGAGAAACATTGCACTCAACCAAGACCTGGTCTCATGCTAGATATTGACTCCTGACCACATCTATGGATTACAAAATGCATTGCTCaaaatgacaatttaaaaatcaaaaggtcTGGCTCAgcattgtttttaaataacaatttaaaaaaataatctcattcGTAAGTAAACTATAGGACACAGAACTATCTAGATGTATCCTAAATGTGAGCTGATAACATTTAAACCTCACCCTTGTTGCTATAAATGTCCTCTCAACACTGATTTCTCCAGAAGCACGCCAGCTTTGATGTCTAggtccatctctctcctctttttgaaCTGCCAGCCTCTTTTATGTGTTTAACATacacagagaaaatgagaaaggctTCGGATGAAGCCAACAGTGTTCTCGATCCCCCAATTACAATATATCCCCTTTGCTGTATATCCCTGTTGAACATTTGGAATGAATTAAGACTTTAAACTTCCAGATGTTTAAACCACTACTGTAAATTCAAACTCATTAAAAAGGGCAGATTTACTACCACTACCTAGTTTGGAAGTCTGTTGTTCACGCCATCCaaaaatttatgaaatgaaaTATGGTGGCAGGTAGTGTGTTCTATTTATATAGAACTTACGGTGAGAAATAAGGGGCATTTGAAAAAGTCTAGGAATTAACTGCCATTTTGTTCAACCTATAGATCACACTTATTGTTTCTTAGTAATTGTTTCCTGAAACGGATCTAGTAGAGATTCTTACGCTAATCTGTACTAAAAATTACCTTGCCTTTTcagtccctcctccccaccccgcccagccccccaaGGCCACAGAGGAGCACTTGATTATGGCAACGAGACAGCTGCACCCTCTCTGGTGCAATAAATGAACCTGGACCTACGTCCTCTGTGGTGGTGTCTTGGCAGTCAAACAAAGGTGGCAGCATTTCTACATCCAGTTTGTAAAGTCTCAGAAGTTTCAGgctctggttttggtttttttgtgtgtgcaaggAACCCACGTCGGCTATAATGAGCACATTTCAGAGATGCCGTGGTGAAAGCTGGCAATAGATAAAGCAAGAACATAAAAGGAGCCCATTCCTaaagcaaatatttcttttactaACCTAAGAATGAAGTGGCTTTCACAATCAACTTTTGAGATTGAAAGATTGGATTCAAGTACCTGGCTCTGGCACTTATTAGCTGTAATAATTTGGAACAATTCATTTACCCTGGTGAACTTGATTTTTCAACTAAAAACATGGGGTAATACTTATTTTTCTGAGCACTTGAATGATACACTCAAAGGGCTTTGTAAactctaaaatacataaatagtaATAAACAGTGCAAGTataatttttctatgtttaataaattactttaaataGTCTTGGGGACAAATTGccctaaatataaaacaaaaataaataacattgaaCTAAGATGCTGCAGAAAACAGCCTCTCGCGGAAGGATCTTTTTTAGCTCAATCAACTAAAGTATCATCTACCTCAGACACTTGTTAAGAATTATAtgaaaatgggggccagagcaacagtacactgggcagagcacttgccttacatgcagttaacctgggttcaatccctggcattcaatatggtcccccaagcactgccaggagtgattcctgagtgcagagccaggagtaacctctgggcatttagaggtgtggtcccaaacaaattACATCAAGtttctggggctgaagtgatggtacagtgggtaggacgcctGCCTTACATACGGGCCGGCTTGGGTTTGATCTAGGCACCCCCATATGGtaaccctgggcatcaccaggagtaattcctgaccataATCCTGGGGACCCCTGTCCACAGCACTGCAGACAGGCATCcagatatttaatttaaattataaatccaATTTGTGGTTACCAGATGGCAAGGTTCCAAAATGCAGTGAGAGTGGTCCTAACcccactcagcactgccagaagtggtccctcaAATAAAACATTGCACACAGTTTCCATGCACACAGTATTCCTCTTTTTGAaggacttggggccacacctggtgatgcctgaGTGTTGCTATcaggaccatgtggtggcagggactgaacccaggccactTGCACACAAAGCAAAGTTTGCGCTCAGCCAATGGAGCCATCTCTACAGCCCTATatgtggagagggagagggacacagaAAGACCATAATTTAGTTATTCGTGATTTTCAGGCAATGGTCTAACACCgttgtcctcttccctccaccaatgttccattTTGGTCCCAGCCCCACTGCACACTTCTAATGGaagttactttcttctttttggcattgtggtttgtcaCATTATTATTGATATGACACCCCCTTTATACTTACCAGCACCCACACCTTCTCCAGTAAAGAGAGACCACTAAACCATTTTCATAACGTTCCGCCACCTCTCCACCCACAATACCAAGCtccctactgaagaccagttctcaagtTTCTACTGTCTATCACCCCCTGCGAGTTCTTCTATCTCCACGAGAACATTCTGTGTCCCTATGTCCATCCCTCTGAGTCACTTCACGCAGTATGACACTCTCCAAacccatccacatagcagcaaactgcatgacaccttttcttatggctgagtggCATCCCATTATGTGGACATGTACTCTAGTTCCCTGATGTAGTCGTCTGTGCCTATTCTGGCTGTTGTGTAAATAGGAGGATATTTTCTGAACTCAGCCTCAAATACATAAGCCAAGTCTCTACACGAGTTCCTATTCCTCGCCCTCAGTTTCAGAATCTTTCTGGAAGTAACACTGCATTGTGACATTCTGAGTTTCGGGTATATCTAGAAAAACCTCCTTAGTTCTgatttattgcttttcttttcccattCTTCTCTGATAACCACAAGCtggatttttagtttttaagttaAATATCTGAGACAAATATTAGATATTAAATCCTATGGTAATATTTAGGCAacagacacaaatataaaatattaagtctTATGGTAACAGGAACCATAATAcgaactgaaattttatttttggaccccTTACCCTGGTCTGTCTTAAACCTAGCATGGACTAAATCAGTGTCTACCTGGTCCTCTTCTGCATTAAGCCATGTGGAAAGATCTCTGTTAGGAGAGTTCAACTCTTCAGATATTTGGGGCCATaagagacagtccaggggctATGACACTCGCCTTGCACTGCACTGACCCCACTCAAACTCCCAGCTCCTATATGatccctccaagcaccaccacagTAGGTCCTGACCACAGAGGCAGGACAGGCCATGAGccctgctgggtttggcccaaattccctccctcccccccaaataaaactaccCAGATGTTTTGCCTCTCTGTACTAAGAACAGCTCAGAAAGCTCATCTCTTAGAATCCTAAATTTTAGAAACCTTtgttaacaaaattatttctgcattttagtaaaaGACATTATTTCAGAGTTCAGGCTGCCCCGAAGGCAGGTATCAGAATGTACACCTACCACAAAAAGTTAGAAAGTGTTCTAACTTTTTCAATTTGCATCTGTGGGAAGCCTCCCATTATACAATCAATGACAAAGATCAGGGtttataaaaatgacaataagtgttttaaatttttcaataaggactggagagacatatcaggtagggtgcttcccagattctatccctggcattccatatggtcccccgagcactgccaggagtaactcctgagtgcagagccaagaataagcactgagcaccgctgggtgtggtgccCTATGccaacaaataattaaaattttcaataagTGCCCAACTAATTCAACACACAAACGATAGTAAATTATGGGTAATTTAAATATCTACTCAATATTGTTGCAGAAATGTTTTGGCTATGTTATTATTGTAAAACTGAAAAGGCTGTATTTCAGTCCCTCTCCACcaaattgcttttgtttcttcattcCCTGAATCTGATTTGCACTGACCAAGACTATGGTAAAAATGACCTCATAAGTTCAGACACTGCTTCTTGGTATTATAAGAACATCAAGCTATAAGCCCGAGAGATAAGGCCATGTGGAATGGCCTAGCTGTACTAGGTCCTCACTCAATTTGATCTCTAAAAGCAGAGCCCCAATGAAATTAGTAAAAGAACCACTTACCCAAAGTCCACAAGCAAGAAATGATAAATGGCTATCGTAAGTAGTCTTATTCTCCAGTAAGAGCTACTCCTGTGATTGGGACTGGTGGTATCCAGACCCATGAGAGTTACCAAGATTATACTTGGTGACAcctggggggccatgtggtgacTGAGACTGAAGTCAGGGTCTCTACATGCTCAGCATGTGCACTACCACTTCAGTCATATCCTTGGGCTGAAGCTATCAAGTTTTGGTATTAAGCAATAAAAGGTAGTATGAAAAAAAactgaacccaggtatgcaggatctcCAAGTGGCttagatctccaagtctgctcggattgggactgggcctcctccacccagatccccagttttccagtagcttggcagtcacacccacaaactgctctcagcaccatgtaatctcatctatagccaagatccagagactataaaacaaagctcctggaagagagcgatgcagaatacgcctggcaagctacccatggcgtattcgatacgccagaaacaataaaaataatgggcctcattcccctgaaccaacagggatgaatggagacattactggtgactgctcgagtgaatcgatgagcaacaagacgacagtgatacagtgatgagaaaATTATCTACCACTCCTAGCACAACCATAAGTGTGGTTTTCCAGTTGAGGAAACATACCCAGGTTATAGAACTGCCCAGGCCAGGTCTTATGTTCTAGGAAAGATTCTGGCATGAAATGGTCAGTTCTGCATCACCTTCGTTATCACTTGCTGTCTTGAAGGTGATTAGGACTCAAACCCAGAAGCACCTATCAGAGCTCTGCTTGTAAGATAAACTGTTCTATTTTAATAACCTGCATAGGTCCTGTGTCCCGATTTAACAAATTTCTAAATGTGCTGCTGCAAGACCGAGCATTTGGGAACTAAGTTATTAAGATCTAACATGCCAACAATAAAATCACTCAATGACATTCATCTCTGCAATTATGTTCATTAACATTTTAGCCATCAATAACCATTTACATAGAAGTCACAGTATATActgcatgactttttaaaaaaattaggtaaaCCTTGCACTTGatatcttaattaaaatattttatataccccAAGtagaaaattatgcaaaaaaatatagaatttattttcaaatgtgatGATAATCAAAATAGCTTCAAAAGTGAATTTAACACAAGAACATTTTGTTCCCACCAAAATAAGGTACCCAAACTTTAaacaaaattcacattttatttaggttgaaataaactatacaaaattGATTTCCTTCACCAAAAATAACagcaatattttcatattattcccAGGAAATCCACAAAACAATAATTCTTGTGGGTTCTCCAAGTTTTACTTATAAATCAAGATGAGGCAGTAGATAATAGTCATGGAGCAAagacaagaaagcaaaacaaatcagttGTCAGTATCCATGGCCTCTGATCCTCTCTTGACCATGAAACAGAAGTCCAATATATAGTTGCTAAAAGCTTATGGAGGCTCAACAAAGGAATGTAAACAGCAACAACCAGTTATGGAACAACAATGGCAGACTTGTCCATTCAAActataacctgtttctttaaGTTCACTTGCTAAAGACAAAATCTACACTTAAAATCTACACTTTGGCAAGCTCACATTTCTCTGATAATTCTCTTAACTGTCCAGTACAGATTTTTAATAGTAATACTTAGAACTCTTACCAGTCTAAAGTCAGTTGTGAGCTTTAttgtaacattttataaaatgaattcctTCCTCCCACACATCttcaaaattcatttcttttttttttttttgcttttgggtcacacccagccatgctcagtggttactcctggctctgcactcaggaattactcctggcggtgccatatgggatgccgggggtcaaacccaggtcggccgcgtgcaaggcaaacgacctacccgctggactattgcgcCGGCCCCCAAAATTCATTTCTTCAAGGAACTGGTAATTCAATACCCAAATATGACATCCACAGTGATAATGTTATGTCTAAAATGACTTAACTAAAAACAACTCCAAAGAGCCACTAGCAGATTTCACACAGTAGTGTGATGTGACACTTTCAATGCTATCTTTTAGAACAGTTCAGTCTCCAAAGCATGAATTCAAACGGGAGCCACTTAACTAGGAGTATGAATGAACATACTCAATGGGAGATCTACTGGTCGAGACAGTCAGTGACTGGGTGGCCTACATACATCATAACTTTTCTGTAAGATGCTTTCAAATGGAAGATAAACCCTATTTTAAAGTCTCTTAGGTATTTTCAATGGTTTCTGAATTATCTGTAGGAAGCTCTGACTTAGTTGTGTAAAGTTTGATATATGTGTCCACCATTAAATCCAAATCATGTTTTATATCAAAATTTATATTAAGCAAAGCCAAATTACTCGACCTTTGGTCTCTCAAAGTGTTCCTCAGGTAAGCTTTGAGACGCCTTCGCCCATTTTCATAGCGTTCATTCTCAACTTTCATCACAGGAAGAATACATAGGACTTTTAGCAATGCATAAACATTTGGAAAAAATTTGATGTCTGGCAAATGGAGGGCTTCATAGATAGTAGAAGGAagttctatgtctttccctctgtGTTTCCACTTGATTCTCCAACAATGCAGCTCTGCTGAGAGAGTATCAGGATTCGGCAAGTCACTTCTGTACATGTCCGCATGGTGTTCCTCTGACGTGTTGAATTTGAGTTGACCCATGACAGAGGGCACCAGAGATAAGCATTTAAGAGCTTTGAGGTGCTGTTCTGAGAAAATGTCCTTCAGTTCCTGAATAATGTGCTCCACTGTGGGAACACTTAGAGTTTCTTTATAGTAAATCTCAGAAGTCAGCTGAGATTCCAGGTTACTTTGCTGAGCTCTTCGGAATTTCCCAGGGAGTTTCATCTGAACATCAAGTTTGGTTGCCAAATTTGTGGCTTCCTCAAACCAAAATTCATGATAAACTTCAATATTTTCCATCACTTCATTTAGCGAATGCAGAACAGCAGTCAAGCTACTGGCTGCAAAGAAGACATCAGAGGTCTGCCCCTGAAGGTTTTTCCCAAAAGCTCTTGTAAAAGCTAACACATTTTTAagaacaacaacagtaacaatgaaaTCAAAATCTGTTACTGCACTACAGAGCACAAATGCTCTGCCAGCTACACAGTTATTCCACCTAAGGTTTGTGTCACTGGTTATTCCATCTAAACATAAAACAAGTGCTTGCAGGAGGTCGACTACAATTTCAAAAGCATCATGCCTGCCTGTCCACTGAGAATGGCAAATTTCCTTCAGTTCTTTACCCCTTTCTTCATTGCTCTGAAAGAGGACAGAAATTACACTATCAAGCTCTAAAAGCAGTTGTGGTGACCGGTAGAAAAAAGAGCAAACTTCCTCAATGGTTCCTAATGCAATAGATACTCCCATAACAGGCACTGATTTTGCCAGCCACATATTTAAGGCACAGGAAGAGCAGAGTGTGTAGATTGCTTGGGGATATTTCTCTAAAAGTCTAGAAGCAACAACTTTCATTTTGGAAGAAAATCCACTGGACACAATGTAAGCCTGCCCACGGCAATATTCCATGTTTAGTCCCCACTTTTCAGTGATCGTCGTATGAAATTTCACAGCCAAAATTTCTGCATCAGCTTCATATGGCAGAAAGCCCACAAACTCCTCTCTCAGATTATGCGAGTCATCGACAAACCTCACCAGCACGGGCAGCTGCTCTTCCCCTGCTATGTCCACGACCTCATCAGTGATGATGGAAAAGAAGTGCGAGTCTCTTACTTCCCTGAGGGTTTCTTCCCGAATACAGCCCTCACAAATTTCGA contains these protein-coding regions:
- the THAP12 gene encoding 52 kDa repressor of the inhibitor of the protein kinase, giving the protein MPNFCAAPNCTRKSTQSDLAFFRFPRDPARCQKWVENCRRADLEDKTPDQLNKHYRLCAKHFETSMICRTSPYRTVLRDNAIPTIFDLTSHLNNPHSRHRKRIKELSEDEIRTLKQKKIEETSEKEQKHKEINNSNIQNPSAEEGGEEHDEDILPLTLEEKENKEYLKSLFEILILMGKQNIPLDGHEADEIPEGLFTPDNFQALLECRINSGEEILRKRFETTAVNTLFCSKTQQKQMLEICEGCIREETLREVRDSHFFSIITDEVVDIAGEEQLPVLVRFVDDSHNLREEFVGFLPYEADAEILAVKFHTTITEKWGLNMEYCRGQAYIVSSGFSSKMKVVASRLLEKYPQAIYTLCSSCALNMWLAKSVPVMGVSIALGTIEEVCSFFYRSPQLLLELDSVISVLFQSNEERGKELKEICHSQWTGRHDAFEIVVDLLQALVLCLDGITSDTNLRWNNCVAGRAFVLCSAVTDFDFIVTVVVLKNVLAFTRAFGKNLQGQTSDVFFAASSLTAVLHSLNEVMENIEVYHEFWFEEATNLATKLDVQMKLPGKFRRAQQSNLESQLTSEIYYKETLSVPTVEHIIQELKDIFSEQHLKALKCLSLVPSVMGQLKFNTSEEHHADMYRSDLPNPDTLSAELHCWRIKWKHRGKDIELPSTIYEALHLPDIKFFPNVYALLKVLCILPVMKVENERYENGRRRLKAYLRNTLRDQRSSNLALLNINFDIKHDLDLMVDTYIKLYTTKSELPTDNSETIENT